The following proteins are encoded in a genomic region of Pseudomonadota bacterium:
- a CDS encoding bacterioferritin, which translates to MNRSRSLENLQTALEMELTAMHQYMLHAHVLDDWGLEKLAEKMREEMHEELGHANSFMERMMFLKQVPDVRPANEPHKATSLKDMFESDLKDEKDAIVFYTKAAKEAFEDGDVGTRALFEQIAIDEEGHMDWLESQLDLIERIGEPNFVMHHMADAGAAE; encoded by the coding sequence ATGAACCGTTCAAGAAGTTTAGAGAACCTACAAACAGCGCTAGAAATGGAACTCACTGCTATGCATCAATACATGCTGCATGCCCATGTGTTGGATGATTGGGGCCTAGAGAAACTCGCAGAAAAAATGCGTGAAGAAATGCATGAAGAGCTTGGCCATGCCAATAGCTTTATGGAGCGTATGATGTTCCTTAAGCAGGTGCCTGATGTACGTCCTGCAAATGAGCCACATAAAGCAACATCTCTAAAAGATATGTTTGAAAGCGACCTGAAGGATGAGAAAGACGCTATTGTATTTTATACAAAGGCCGCAAAAGAAGCTTTTGAAGATGGGGACGTAGGTACACGTGCGCTCTTTGAACAAATCGCAATTGATGAAGAAGGCCATATGGATTGGCTCGAAAGCCAGCTTGACCTGATTGAGCGTATTGGCGAGCCGAACTTTGTGATGCACCACATGGCAGATGCTGGTGCTGCTGAGTAA
- the coaD gene encoding pantetheine-phosphate adenylyltransferase — translation MNRAVFAGTFDPFTNGHKDIALRGAKLFDELVIFVPLQSGKKTPLFTPEERIALIEDTFPDMANISVQAFDGLLVDEVRKVGAKHIVRGLRATSDFEFEFNMVQFNTELAPDIETVFLMSRADQLHYASSSIKEIAIHGGDVSRYLPAHIEEALECKLIAKRFGH, via the coding sequence ATGAATAGAGCAGTATTTGCTGGAACTTTTGATCCGTTCACGAATGGGCATAAAGATATCGCGTTGCGCGGTGCAAAGCTTTTTGATGAACTGGTGATTTTTGTTCCGCTGCAAAGCGGAAAGAAAACGCCTCTCTTTACGCCTGAAGAGCGTATTGCTTTGATTGAGGATACGTTCCCTGACATGGCTAACATTAGCGTACAGGCCTTTGATGGTCTATTGGTTGATGAAGTCCGTAAAGTTGGAGCAAAACATATTGTACGCGGCCTGCGTGCTACCTCAGACTTTGAGTTTGAGTTCAATATGGTGCAGTTCAACACAGAGCTAGCGCCTGATATTGAAACCGTGTTTCTAATGAGCCGTGCAGACCAACTGCATTATGCCAGCAGCAGCATCAAAGAAATTGCCATTCATGGCGGAGATGTGAGCCGCTATTTGCCTGCGCATATAGAAGAGGCCTTGGAGTGTAAGCTTATTGCCAAGCGCTTTGGGCACTAA
- a CDS encoding methylated-DNA--[protein]-cysteine S-methyltransferase encodes MQTPVGTLSITEKDGKICTLDWAEGNMPEEMYLQLSEYFNKERQVFDFEYEVDGTEFQKKVWKALLNIPYGTTKTYKDIAEEVGSHPRAIGGAVGANPVPILIPCHRVIGSSGKMTGFSAGDGISTKEILLKLEGVL; translated from the coding sequence ATGCAAACACCTGTCGGTACACTTAGTATTACAGAAAAAGATGGCAAGATTTGCACGCTAGATTGGGCAGAAGGAAACATGCCTGAAGAGATGTACCTTCAGTTAAGTGAATACTTTAATAAAGAGCGTCAAGTTTTTGACTTTGAATATGAAGTTGATGGGACTGAGTTCCAGAAAAAGGTGTGGAAAGCCCTTCTAAATATTCCGTATGGTACGACAAAAACCTACAAAGATATTGCTGAAGAAGTTGGGAGTCATCCCCGTGCAATTGGTGGCGCAGTTGGTGCCAATCCTGTTCCAATTTTGATCCCGTGTCATCGTGTGATTGGAAGCTCTGGAAAGATGACAGGCTTTAGTGCTGGAGACGGTATTTCAACCAAAGAAATTCTCTTAAAGCTTGAAGGCGTGCTCTAA
- the coaD gene encoding pantetheine-phosphate adenylyltransferase: protein MKKAIFPGTFDPFTNGHLDITERGANMFDSVVVAVTAHNSKKQTMFNVQERVKMIEDATAHLPNVTVCSFDTLLVQAAKQQDAEVMIRGLRVTSDFEYEFVMRQFNSELDSDRETVYLMSSGEHMHISSTHVKEVSRYGGDVSRYVPANIKVALDEKLKA from the coding sequence GTGAAAAAAGCGATTTTCCCAGGAACATTTGACCCATTTACCAATGGTCACCTGGATATTACAGAACGTGGTGCCAACATGTTTGACTCTGTTGTGGTGGCTGTGACTGCCCATAATAGTAAAAAGCAAACCATGTTTAATGTGCAGGAACGCGTGAAGATGATTGAAGACGCGACAGCGCATCTACCCAACGTAACCGTTTGCTCGTTTGATACGCTGCTTGTACAAGCTGCCAAGCAACAAGATGCAGAAGTGATGATTCGTGGCCTGCGTGTAACATCTGACTTTGAGTATGAATTTGTGATGCGCCAGTTTAACAGTGAACTCGATAGTGACCGTGAAACAGTGTACCTGATGAGCAGTGGTGAGCACATGCATATTTCAAGCACGCATGTGAAAGAAGTGTCTCGTTACGGCGGTGATGTAAGCCGTTATGTGCCAGCCAATATCAAGGTCGCTCTTGATGAAAAATTGAAGGCATAA